The following are from one region of the Cumulibacter manganitolerans genome:
- a CDS encoding BMP family lipoprotein, which translates to MIASLLSATMALSACGSDNKSGGSGDSGSGSKGGPVVAVAFDTGGRGDKSFNDAAAAGLDKAVEEFKLEKPTELSGKPDESDADKEDRLRQLADNGATAIVTVGFSYKNALETVAPDYPDVKFVLIDNSLEAKNVASYVFKDNENAFLVGAIAALTSKTGKIGFVGGVNETLINNFEKGFTAGAKQAKADIQVDVKYLTEAGDYSGYNDPGKGKVAAEGQYDGGADVVYAAAGLSNNGVFEAAAEKGKQAIGTDSDQYLTADASYKESIIASALKRIDTVVYDFIKSVKDDTFKAGTHAVGLKENGVDYVINNPQVKAAVDSKIQDLKKQIIDGKITVPSAN; encoded by the coding sequence GTGATCGCCTCGCTCCTCTCGGCGACCATGGCCCTGAGCGCGTGCGGCAGCGACAACAAGTCCGGCGGCTCGGGCGACAGCGGTAGCGGCTCCAAGGGCGGACCCGTCGTCGCCGTCGCGTTCGACACCGGTGGCCGTGGCGACAAGTCGTTCAACGACGCCGCCGCCGCCGGCCTCGACAAGGCCGTCGAGGAGTTCAAGCTGGAGAAGCCGACCGAGCTCTCGGGCAAGCCCGACGAGTCGGACGCCGACAAGGAAGACCGTCTCCGCCAGCTGGCCGACAACGGCGCCACCGCGATCGTGACCGTCGGCTTCTCGTACAAGAACGCCCTCGAGACCGTCGCGCCGGACTACCCGGACGTCAAGTTCGTGCTCATCGACAACAGCCTCGAGGCCAAGAACGTCGCCTCGTACGTCTTCAAGGACAACGAGAACGCGTTCCTCGTCGGCGCCATCGCGGCGCTGACCTCGAAGACCGGCAAGATCGGCTTCGTCGGCGGCGTCAACGAGACCCTGATCAACAACTTCGAGAAGGGCTTCACCGCCGGCGCCAAGCAGGCGAAGGCCGACATCCAGGTCGACGTGAAGTACCTGACCGAGGCCGGCGACTACTCCGGCTACAACGACCCGGGCAAGGGCAAGGTCGCGGCCGAGGGCCAGTACGACGGCGGCGCCGACGTGGTGTACGCCGCCGCGGGCCTGTCGAACAACGGTGTCTTCGAGGCGGCTGCCGAGAAGGGCAAGCAGGCCATCGGCACCGACTCCGACCAGTACCTGACCGCTGACGCCTCCTACAAGGAGTCGATCATCGCCTCGGCGCTCAAGCGCATCGACACGGTCGTCTACGACTTCATCAAGTCGGTCAAGGACGACACCTTCAAGGCCGGCACGCACGCCGTCGGCCTCAAGGAGAACGGCGTCGACTACGTCATCAACAACCCGCAGGTGAAGGCGGCCGTCGACAGCAAGATCCAGGATCTGAAGAAGCAGATCATCGACGGCAAGATCACCGTTCCGTCGGCGAACTAG
- a CDS encoding ABC transporter ATP-binding protein: MTTTPPRAASPSSAPDTPDRAALAVELDGITKRFPGVVANKDIFLKVRRGTVHAIVGENGAGKSTLMKTLYGMQRPDEGEIRIDGKQVRFATPSDAIKAGIGMVHQHFMLADNFTVLENIVLGAEKLYGIGDKAREVIRKIGEDYGLEVDPDELVENLGVGDRQRVEIIKVLYRGAKIIILDEPTAVLVPQEVDELFDNLRELKAEGYTVIFISHKLDEVLSVADDVTVIRRGTTVAAVDPKQTTARQLAELMVGNELPEPATRGNTVQQDNFVLDVRDLVVNDFSGRAVVDHISLQIRAGEILGIAGVEGNGQEELVEAIMGMDVIQGGTVTLSGKDIGEWSTRKRREAGIGFIPADRHRHGLLLDSPLWENRILGHQTEEPNIAGPLIDAKGAKADTERIVAAEDVRTPSIDVTAGSLSGGNQQKLIIGREMAHTPKVLLAAHPTRGVDVGAQAAIWDKLRAARAEGMAMLLISADLDELIGLSDTLQVILRGRLVRSFDPSSVTPEDLGSAMTGADGDVRPASTTGPGATASGTSATGTSATGSGASTEEGSR; this comes from the coding sequence ATGACAACTACGCCACCGCGAGCGGCGTCCCCCAGCAGCGCGCCGGACACCCCGGATCGCGCAGCGCTGGCAGTCGAGCTGGACGGGATCACCAAGCGGTTCCCCGGCGTCGTGGCCAACAAGGACATCTTCCTGAAGGTCCGCCGCGGCACGGTGCACGCCATCGTCGGGGAGAACGGCGCCGGCAAGTCGACGCTGATGAAGACGCTCTACGGCATGCAGCGCCCCGACGAGGGCGAGATCCGCATCGACGGCAAGCAGGTGCGGTTCGCGACGCCGTCCGACGCGATCAAGGCCGGCATCGGCATGGTGCACCAGCACTTCATGCTCGCCGACAACTTCACCGTCCTGGAGAACATCGTCCTGGGCGCCGAGAAGCTCTACGGCATCGGCGACAAGGCCCGCGAGGTGATCCGCAAGATCGGCGAGGACTACGGCCTGGAGGTCGACCCCGACGAGCTCGTCGAGAACCTCGGCGTGGGCGACCGGCAGCGTGTCGAGATCATCAAGGTGCTCTACCGCGGCGCCAAGATCATCATCCTCGACGAGCCCACCGCCGTCCTCGTCCCGCAGGAGGTCGACGAGCTGTTCGACAACCTCCGCGAGCTCAAGGCCGAGGGCTACACCGTCATCTTCATCTCGCACAAGCTCGACGAGGTGCTGTCCGTCGCCGACGACGTGACCGTCATCCGCCGCGGCACGACGGTCGCCGCCGTCGACCCCAAGCAGACCACCGCCCGGCAGCTCGCCGAGCTGATGGTCGGCAACGAGCTGCCCGAGCCCGCCACTCGCGGCAACACCGTCCAGCAGGACAACTTCGTCCTCGACGTCCGCGACCTCGTCGTCAACGACTTCAGCGGCCGCGCCGTGGTCGACCACATCAGCCTGCAGATCCGCGCGGGGGAGATCCTGGGCATCGCGGGTGTCGAGGGCAACGGGCAGGAGGAGCTCGTCGAGGCGATCATGGGCATGGACGTCATCCAGGGCGGCACCGTCACGCTGTCGGGCAAGGACATCGGCGAGTGGTCGACCCGCAAGCGCCGGGAGGCCGGCATCGGGTTCATCCCGGCCGACCGGCACCGGCACGGGTTGCTGCTCGACTCGCCGCTGTGGGAGAACCGGATCCTCGGCCACCAGACCGAGGAGCCCAACATCGCCGGGCCGCTGATCGACGCCAAGGGTGCGAAGGCCGACACCGAGCGCATCGTGGCCGCCGAGGACGTGCGCACCCCGTCGATCGACGTCACCGCCGGCTCGCTGTCGGGCGGCAACCAGCAGAAGCTGATCATCGGCCGCGAGATGGCGCACACGCCGAAGGTGCTGCTCGCCGCGCATCCGACCCGCGGCGTGGACGTCGGCGCCCAGGCCGCGATCTGGGACAAGCTCCGGGCGGCGCGCGCCGAAGGCATGGCGATGCTGCTGATCTCCGCCGACCTCGACGAGCTCATCGGGCTCTCGGACACCCTGCAGGTCATCCTGCGCGGCAGGCTCGTCCGGTCCTTCGACCCGTCGTCCGTCACCCCCGAGGACCTCGGGTCGGCGATGACCGGCGCCGACGGCGACGTCCGGCCGGCGTCCACCACGGGTCCGGGCGCCACCGCCTCCGGCACCAGCGCGACCGGCACCAGCGCGACCGGCTCCGGCGCGAGCACCGAGGAGGGATCGCGATGA